The Deinococcus sp. KNUC1210 nucleotide sequence TTGCCCGCCCACGTTCCAGCTCCACACCTGCCGCTCTGGGTTGTCGGCGTAGGCGCTCAGGGCGGCCCGGATGCGTTCCGGATTGGGCGACATCGCCAGCGTGAGGAGCGCGTCCACATCCGGCGTCGCGCCTGTCTCGCGCCTCAGCATCAGGGTGGGCGGCCTGGCGGCCGCTGCCTTTTCTTTGGCGTAGACCGCGTGCATCTGCGAGAGTTCTCCGGTGCAGGGCGTCTGCCCCGGCAGCGCGTGGTGGCGTTCGTCCAGCTTCAGGCACCAGCGGGCCGCGAACATCTTGGCGGCGGCATTCAGCGCCGGGCCTGATCCCTCGCCGCCGTACTGGAAGAAGGCCACCACCTCGAAATTCGGGTTGGGCAGCGGACCGTAGCCCTCGTAAGTGGCGTTCGTGTAACTCAGGCCTTTGTGGTGGCTCATTCCATTCTCGCCGGTGCCGGTCTTGCCGCCGGTTCGTACCGGAAAGAAATTCGGCCCCAGGATGTGTTTGGCCGTGGCGTACCGGGTGGTGTTGTTGGTGGTCAGGCCCATGCCTTCCTTCACCAGTTCGAACGTCGCTGTTTCGCCGTTGCTGACATCCTGCACGGGCTTGCGCGGCGTCGCCTTGCCGCCGACCTCCTTGATGACCGTCAGTTCACGTTTCTTGCCGTCGTTGACGATGGTGTTCAGCACCAGGGCGAGCTGCGCGGGCGTGACCTGCACGTCACCCTGTCCGATGCTCATGTTGATCGAAAAACCCGGATACCACGTCTGCTTGTTGGCGGCAAACTGTGCGGCGCTGGGGATGTTGCCGCTTTTTCTCCGATCAGTTCCAGCCCGGTCGGATGCCCGAAGCCGAGCTCCTGAATACGGCTGGACACCACGTTGCTGTACGCCACCGGACTCTGCGCGGCGCTGTCGTAGTACCAGGGGTTGCACGAAAACGCGATGGCGAGGCGGGCATCGACCATACCGAGTGAGTAGTGCGCCCAGTTGCGCCAGGTCGCCCCGCCAAACCGGTACAGCGGACTGCACGGCACGGTGCGGTTGCCCCACTTCTCCACGAAGGCCAGCGTGGTACTGGGTTTGAAGACGCTGCCGGGGTCGTAGGGCTGCACCACACGGTTCTGCATCACTGCGTCGAGACTGCTGCTCAGGAGGGCCGCAGCCTTGGCCTTGGGGTCGGGGCTGGGCGTGCGCGAGAACCAGTTGGGATCGTAGGTCGGGCTGCTCGCCATCGCCAGCACCTCGCCCGTTCGGGGGTCGAGCGCGATGATCGCCCCGCGCACCAGCGGTTCGGGCGGCACATGATATTTGGCCCGCCCCGCGTTGATATCGGGCAGCGCCTCCTGAAGGGCCTGCTCAGCGGCCCGTTGCAGCGTACTGTCGATGGTCAGCACCACATCGCTGCCCTTCTGGCCGGGGTCGATGACTTTATCGCTCTGT carries:
- a CDS encoding GNAT family N-acetyltransferase is translated as MSIGQGDVQVTPAQLALVLNTIVNDGKKRELTVIKEVGGKATPRKPVQDVSNGETATFELVKEGMGLTTNNTTRYATAKHILGPNFFPVRTGGKTGTGENGMSHHKGLSYTNATYEGYGPLPNPNFEVVAFFQYGGEGSGPALNAAAKMFAARWCLKLDERHHALPGQTPCTGELSQMHAVYAKEKAAAARPPTLMLRRETGATPDVDALLTLAMSPNPERIRAALSAYADNPERQVWSWNVGGQAVCAAGLHVQGERAEVLQIGTRPGERGKGYGRSLLLTLTTHLHLTVLEAETDAEAVGFYLRAGFQVQDAPPRFGTPRFHCRLTRY
- a CDS encoding penicillin-binding protein 2 — encoded protein: MNRIRWLAVFMTAALSVFGFRLYNLQVTRFAQFAVQSNNNYQKDGVIRALRGEIRTRDGLLMATNRLAVDLIYTGGDVDSWDKIRYLANVQPDALDNGLPKEPDFSKEKEVVLARNIKAENLPALYEYTAVQPNLELRERVERIFPQGKLAAHLLGYTREADQGEVQDEGYTLGDLVGASGLEASLQKTLEGRNGIRRSEVTAAGRPQSDKVIDPGQKGSDVVLTIDSTLQRAAEQALQEALPDINAGRAKYHVPPEPLVRGAIIALDPRTGEVLAMASSPTYDPNWFSRTPSPDPKAKAAALLSSSLDAVMQNRVVQPYDPGSVFKPSTTLAFVEKWGNRTVPCSPLYRFGGATWRNWAHYSLGMVDARLAIAFSCNPWYYDSAAQSPVAYSNVVSSRIQELGFGHPTGLELIGEKAATSPAPHSLPPTSRRGIRVFRST